The proteins below come from a single Mycobacterium parmense genomic window:
- a CDS encoding mycofactocin-coupled SDR family oxidoreductase, protein MTASPAGRVAGKRVLITGAARGMGRSHALRLAEEGADLILVDICQSLTQIDYPLATDDDLTETVRLVTEFGRRCVSRIVDVRDETELRSAVDDGVSELGGLDAAVANAGVLTSAPWDRTTLEQWRTVVDVNLIGAWNTCAAAIPHLLEQGGGSLVTISSAGAIKGFPLQLPYTATKYGVVGLTLGLANELAAQNVRVNSVLPTGCPTGMIPPSFGVALGEERPDLIPIFVNAMPTPAVEPVDVSNAVLFLISDESRWVTGLQFKVDAGVSIN, encoded by the coding sequence GTGACGGCATCACCGGCGGGGCGCGTTGCCGGCAAGCGCGTGCTGATCACCGGTGCTGCCCGCGGCATGGGCCGAAGTCACGCGCTGCGGCTTGCCGAAGAGGGGGCCGACCTGATCCTGGTCGACATCTGTCAATCCCTAACGCAGATCGACTATCCCCTGGCCACCGACGATGACCTCACCGAGACCGTACGGCTGGTGACGGAATTCGGCCGACGCTGTGTGAGCCGTATCGTCGATGTCCGCGACGAGACCGAGCTGCGTTCCGCGGTCGATGACGGCGTAAGCGAGCTGGGGGGGCTGGACGCAGCGGTGGCTAATGCCGGCGTGTTGACGTCGGCGCCATGGGACAGAACAACTCTCGAACAATGGCGCACGGTGGTGGACGTGAATCTCATCGGAGCATGGAACACGTGCGCGGCCGCAATCCCGCACCTGCTCGAGCAGGGCGGCGGCAGTCTCGTCACCATCAGCTCTGCCGGCGCCATCAAAGGCTTCCCGCTACAGCTGCCCTACACCGCCACAAAGTATGGTGTCGTGGGTCTGACGTTGGGGTTGGCCAACGAGCTGGCGGCCCAGAACGTGCGTGTCAATTCCGTGCTTCCCACGGGTTGCCCTACGGGCATGATCCCGCCGTCGTTCGGCGTTGCCCTGGGCGAGGAGCGACCCGACCTGATTCCCATCTTCGTCAACGCGATGCCGACGCCGGCCGTGGAGCCGGTCGATGTCAGCAACGCAGTGCTGTTCCTCATTTCCGACGAGTCCAGATGGGTGACGGGACTGCAGTTCAAGGTCGACGCTGGGGTGAGCATCAACTGA
- a CDS encoding TetR/AcrR family transcriptional regulator has protein sequence MTAVEDRPLRADAARNAERILRAAREVYAELGPDAPVEAVARAARVGERTLYRRFPTKADLVRAALDQSIAEDLTPAIDTARRATDPLRGLTDLIEAAISLGAREHHLLTAARRAGSLSSDISVSLNEALGELMREGQHAGRVRSDLVADDLPRLVAMLFGVLSTMDAGSDGWRRYVALMVDAIAVNERVPLPPAAALRYEVDPNSWPL, from the coding sequence ATGACCGCGGTGGAAGACCGGCCGTTGCGCGCGGATGCGGCGCGCAACGCCGAGCGCATTCTGCGCGCCGCGCGCGAGGTCTACGCAGAGCTCGGGCCGGATGCGCCCGTCGAGGCCGTCGCCCGTGCCGCAAGAGTCGGCGAACGAACGCTCTACCGCCGGTTTCCGACGAAAGCCGACCTGGTCCGGGCGGCGCTGGATCAAAGCATCGCCGAGGACCTCACCCCGGCGATCGACACCGCCCGCCGCGCCACAGATCCACTCCGCGGTCTCACCGACCTGATCGAAGCGGCGATATCGCTGGGGGCACGCGAACACCACCTGCTGACTGCCGCACGCCGCGCCGGTTCACTGTCGTCCGATATCTCGGTCTCGCTCAACGAGGCGCTCGGCGAGCTTATGCGCGAAGGCCAGCACGCCGGCCGAGTCCGCTCCGACCTCGTCGCCGACGACCTACCTCGCCTGGTCGCGATGCTCTTCGGCGTGCTGTCCACGATGGATGCGGGCAGCGACGGCTGGCGGCGCTATGTCGCTCTGATGGTTGACGCGATAGCGGTCAACGAGCGGGTGCCGTTGCCACCGGCGGCAGCGCTGCGCTACGAGGTCGACCCGAACAGCTGGCCGCTGTAG
- a CDS encoding CbbQ/NirQ/NorQ/GpvN family protein — MTARVGDTYLATGNEVQLFERAFRRRMPVMLTGPTGCGKTRFVEHMGALLRRPVVTISCHDDLTSADLVGRFMVTGGDVVWTDGPLTRAVKSGAICYLDEVVEARHDSLAILHSLTDHRRALYLDRANETVVAPQTFMLVCSYNPAYRSSLKELKPSFRQRFVTLPMNYLPAEREAEVIVAETGVDTAAAVRLVQCANAIRTADEAFHFEPPSTRVLVNAAQLIAAGASELEAADACVLAPLSTDGAITDGLREVAAASLATARN, encoded by the coding sequence ATGACCGCGCGCGTCGGGGACACCTATCTCGCCACCGGCAACGAAGTCCAGCTGTTCGAACGTGCCTTCCGGCGGCGCATGCCGGTGATGCTCACCGGCCCGACCGGGTGTGGCAAGACGCGGTTCGTCGAGCACATGGGCGCGCTGTTGCGGCGCCCGGTCGTCACCATCAGCTGCCACGACGACCTCACCAGCGCCGACCTCGTCGGCCGGTTCATGGTGACCGGTGGTGACGTCGTGTGGACCGACGGGCCGCTCACCAGGGCCGTGAAATCCGGGGCGATCTGTTACCTGGACGAAGTCGTGGAGGCCCGTCACGACTCCTTGGCGATCCTGCATTCGCTGACCGATCACCGCCGGGCCCTGTACTTGGACCGGGCCAACGAAACAGTCGTCGCACCGCAGACATTCATGCTGGTGTGCTCTTACAACCCCGCCTACCGGAGCTCGCTGAAGGAGCTCAAGCCCTCGTTCCGGCAACGCTTCGTCACGCTGCCGATGAACTATCTGCCCGCCGAGCGCGAGGCCGAGGTGATCGTCGCCGAGACGGGTGTCGACACGGCAGCGGCCGTCCGGTTGGTGCAGTGCGCGAACGCCATTCGCACCGCGGACGAGGCGTTCCACTTCGAGCCGCCCTCCACCCGCGTCCTGGTCAACGCCGCACAGTTGATCGCCGCCGGCGCATCCGAACTGGAGGCCGCGGATGCCTGCGTACTCGCGCCGCTGAGCACCGACGGCGCCATCACCGACGGCCTGCGTGAGGTCGCGGCGGCCAGCCTGGCCACAGCGCGCAACTAG
- a CDS encoding SDR family NAD(P)-dependent oxidoreductase, with product MALEQFRLDGQVAIVTGAGKGVGAGIARVLAEAGATVVGTARTEADIVGTIEGIEATGGTGLALVADAMSRPDGERVVNAAIDRFGRIDILVNNVGGSTYARFLDITDEDFRHTFDWCVTSAFIMSQLAAPHMLSAGHGSIINISSGSARFGIRALTAYCVAKGGLEALTRAMAQELAPKIRVNAIALGSFATDGLKGSLDLMPGSLEKMQEATPLHRLGDVEDLGRLAVYLSTRDCYATNATFHVDGGIDSNNSPLPIPDY from the coding sequence ATGGCACTGGAGCAGTTCCGGCTGGATGGCCAGGTCGCGATCGTCACGGGGGCCGGAAAGGGTGTGGGGGCGGGTATCGCCCGGGTGCTGGCGGAGGCGGGTGCCACCGTTGTCGGGACCGCCCGCACCGAGGCGGATATCGTCGGCACGATTGAGGGTATCGAGGCCACAGGCGGCACTGGGTTGGCCCTCGTCGCGGACGCGATGAGCCGTCCGGACGGAGAGCGCGTCGTGAACGCCGCGATCGATCGCTTCGGGCGAATCGATATTCTCGTCAACAACGTCGGCGGTTCCACCTATGCGCGGTTTCTGGACATCACCGACGAGGATTTTCGCCACACCTTCGACTGGTGTGTGACCTCTGCCTTCATCATGAGTCAGCTGGCGGCCCCCCACATGCTGAGCGCCGGACACGGTTCCATCATCAATATCTCCTCGGGTTCGGCGCGGTTCGGCATCCGCGCGCTCACCGCCTACTGCGTGGCGAAGGGCGGACTTGAAGCGCTGACTCGCGCCATGGCGCAGGAGCTCGCCCCAAAGATTCGCGTCAACGCCATCGCCCTGGGATCGTTCGCCACCGACGGCCTGAAGGGCAGCCTGGACCTGATGCCCGGGTCGCTGGAGAAGATGCAAGAGGCCACGCCGTTGCATCGGCTGGGCGATGTCGAGGATCTCGGCCGGCTCGCGGTGTACCTGTCCACCCGCGATTGTTACGCGACGAACGCGACCTTCCACGTCGACGGCGGCATCGACTCCAACAATTCGCCGCTGCCGATTCCCGACTACTGA
- a CDS encoding NAD(P)H-dependent amine dehydrogenase family protein — MTLKSPAEKKYRVIQWGIGNVGTVALRHFAHNPAFEVVGVLCNRPEKVGKDAGELAGTAPIGVLATTDKAEIEALDADCVFYAPLWSDPDEVCRLLRGGKNVVASGGAWWYRTEHSQADIDKIDAACHEGGTSFHAGGVNPGFAGDLLVLTLARIVSRIDAIHIYEVVNFGKDTLKYLHEMGMGNTPEEFRAGPNLLGNAWPLFAQSMAMVVDGLGKTVDRYTTDVELGTAIRDIPYEGGPSSDMPGFKGTIKKGSVASQHHKWTTWVDNKPLITFHEMYTMDEYDAIEPQPDWGGHYHYRIVIEGDEPTELILQAPADPQGNYPKPGYTWTAMGPANTVPAVCDAAPGFLTHKELGLVPLRGVVRS; from the coding sequence ATGACGCTCAAATCGCCGGCCGAGAAGAAGTATCGCGTCATCCAGTGGGGCATAGGCAATGTCGGGACGGTGGCGCTTCGTCACTTCGCGCACAACCCCGCCTTCGAAGTGGTCGGGGTGCTGTGTAACCGCCCGGAGAAGGTGGGCAAGGACGCGGGCGAACTCGCCGGGACCGCGCCGATCGGGGTCCTCGCCACCACCGATAAGGCGGAGATCGAAGCGCTCGACGCCGATTGCGTGTTCTACGCGCCGCTGTGGTCTGATCCTGACGAAGTCTGTCGCCTCCTACGCGGGGGCAAGAACGTCGTCGCCTCGGGCGGTGCGTGGTGGTACCGAACCGAGCACAGCCAGGCTGACATCGACAAGATCGACGCGGCATGCCACGAGGGTGGGACGTCGTTTCATGCCGGTGGCGTCAACCCCGGTTTCGCCGGAGACCTGCTCGTCCTGACGCTGGCCCGGATCGTCAGCCGGATCGACGCCATCCACATCTACGAGGTGGTGAATTTCGGCAAGGACACATTGAAGTACCTGCACGAGATGGGGATGGGAAACACTCCCGAAGAGTTCAGGGCCGGACCGAATCTACTCGGCAACGCCTGGCCCTTGTTCGCCCAATCGATGGCCATGGTGGTCGACGGCCTCGGGAAGACTGTGGACAGATACACCACTGACGTCGAGTTGGGGACGGCGATCCGCGACATCCCCTACGAGGGAGGACCGTCCAGCGATATGCCGGGCTTCAAAGGCACGATCAAAAAAGGCAGCGTCGCCTCGCAGCACCACAAGTGGACGACGTGGGTCGACAACAAGCCCCTGATCACCTTCCACGAGATGTACACCATGGACGAATACGATGCGATTGAGCCACAGCCGGATTGGGGAGGGCACTACCATTACCGCATCGTGATCGAGGGCGACGAACCCACCGAACTGATCCTGCAGGCGCCGGCGGATCCACAGGGCAATTACCCCAAGCCCGGCTATACCTGGACCGCGATGGGCCCCGCGAACACGGTTCCGGCCGTCTGCGACGCCGCGCCGGGGTTCCTGACCCACAAGGAGCTCGGGCTGGTGCCGCTGCGCGGCGTGGTGCGCTCGTAG
- a CDS encoding TetR/AcrR family transcriptional regulator: protein MAVTDRVSAREAKRLQTRERLMGAAVAEFARAGMAEADVSAIVAAAGVAHGTFFFHFPTKEHVLLELERREEDRIAKQFAQFLKSEHDLVSALNEAVRLVVGLERRLGDLLFNDFLALHFSQTRPQTEDGRDHPLIVLVAEEIGLAQKRGHTDSNVNPMNSAVFFLLGLYALLITTNHWPTGHTLLEDYVARTLRSLQP from the coding sequence ATGGCTGTGACGGACCGGGTGTCTGCGCGAGAAGCCAAGCGCCTGCAGACGAGGGAGCGCCTGATGGGCGCCGCCGTCGCGGAGTTTGCCCGCGCCGGGATGGCGGAGGCCGACGTCAGCGCCATCGTGGCCGCCGCAGGAGTCGCCCACGGCACCTTCTTCTTCCACTTCCCCACCAAGGAGCATGTGCTGCTGGAGCTGGAGCGCCGCGAAGAGGACCGCATCGCCAAGCAGTTCGCGCAGTTCCTCAAGTCCGAGCACGATCTCGTTTCGGCACTCAATGAGGCCGTCCGCCTGGTGGTCGGGCTGGAGCGCCGGCTCGGCGATCTGCTCTTCAATGACTTTCTTGCGCTGCACTTTTCCCAGACTCGTCCGCAGACCGAAGACGGCAGGGATCATCCATTGATCGTGCTGGTCGCCGAGGAAATCGGGCTCGCCCAGAAACGCGGCCATACGGATTCGAACGTCAATCCGATGAACAGTGCGGTGTTTTTCCTGCTGGGCCTCTACGCCCTGTTGATCACCACCAACCACTGGCCGACAGGTCACACTCTGCTCGAGGACTATGTGGCGAGGACGCTGCGTAGCCTGCAACCCTGA
- a CDS encoding NAD(P)H-dependent amine dehydrogenase family protein — protein MRRVIQFSTGNVGRHSLRAIIGRPDLELVGVHASSAEKVGRDAGELCGLDHATGITATDDVDALVALGADCVVYTSQGETRPMEAIDQMAKFLAAGTNVVGTSMVWLVTPRHAEDWLRVPLEQACATGNTSLYINGIDPGFSGDTLVHSAVSLTTRVSSITVQEIFDYGNFDDAEFTGAAMGFGMTEDQDPPMLFLPGVIVSMWGGQVRSLADNLDIKLDDVRQRSERWFTPERIDCTMMTVEPGQMAAVRFATEGVRDGEPVITLEHVTRLTSAAAPDWEFPPDGHTGVHRVVVEGEPRVEINTHVSHPVLDSTDAGCISTAGRAVNAIDWVCEAPQGLIAVEDIPQSATMRGLMW, from the coding sequence GTGCGCAGAGTCATTCAATTCTCCACCGGAAACGTGGGCCGGCATTCGTTGCGGGCGATCATCGGCCGGCCGGACCTCGAACTGGTCGGTGTACATGCCTCCAGTGCTGAGAAGGTCGGCCGGGATGCCGGGGAGCTCTGTGGGCTGGACCATGCGACCGGCATTACCGCCACCGACGACGTCGACGCCCTGGTAGCCCTCGGCGCGGATTGCGTGGTGTATACGTCTCAAGGCGAGACGCGGCCGATGGAGGCCATCGATCAAATGGCCAAGTTCCTTGCGGCGGGCACTAACGTCGTTGGCACGTCGATGGTCTGGTTGGTCACCCCGCGTCATGCCGAAGACTGGCTGCGGGTGCCGTTAGAGCAGGCCTGTGCCACGGGCAACACTTCGCTCTACATCAACGGTATCGACCCGGGTTTTTCTGGCGATACGTTGGTGCATTCTGCTGTAAGCCTGACCACCCGGGTCTCTTCGATCACCGTGCAAGAGATCTTCGACTATGGAAACTTCGATGATGCCGAGTTCACCGGTGCCGCAATGGGTTTCGGAATGACCGAAGACCAAGACCCGCCCATGCTCTTTCTGCCCGGCGTGATCGTATCGATGTGGGGCGGTCAAGTGCGCAGTCTGGCCGACAATCTCGACATCAAACTCGACGATGTCCGCCAGCGCAGCGAACGCTGGTTCACACCGGAGCGCATCGACTGCACCATGATGACGGTGGAGCCGGGACAAATGGCCGCGGTGCGGTTTGCCACCGAGGGCGTCCGCGACGGCGAACCCGTCATCACCCTTGAACACGTGACCAGGCTTACCTCCGCGGCAGCGCCCGACTGGGAGTTCCCGCCCGACGGCCATACCGGCGTACACCGCGTCGTCGTGGAGGGCGAGCCGCGGGTGGAAATCAACACGCACGTTTCACATCCGGTTCTCGATTCCACTGACGCTGGCTGTATCTCGACAGCGGGACGAGCAGTCAATGCGATCGACTGGGTATGCGAGGCGCCCCAAGGACTGATCGCCGTGGAAGACATTCCCCAGTCCGCAACAATGCGTGGCCTGATGTGGTGA
- a CDS encoding NAD(P)H-dependent amine dehydrogenase family protein — MSYRVVQWTTGNVGKSSVRAIAANPMLRLVGCYAWSAEKVGCDVGELCGIGPLKVKATNDVDALLALEPDCVVYNPMFPDVDQLVRILGSGVNVVGTAGFITGHFLGAGRDRIAEACERGGSTIFGSGINPGFIQLFAIVSAGLSDRVDKVSVLESFDTTIYNSPATEIPMGFGYPVDQPNLPVITRKGSGIFGDGVLLLADALGVELDEVRCEAEYAQTTADLHLPGDWTIAKGCVAGIHVRWKGILGGREIIEIGGQWRKGQTLEPDWPLDMGYTIEVQGRPTIRTTLSFLPPPDFEGKTLDDYIMLGLTITAVPAITAIPAVVAAPPGIATYTGLPLLLPRGVLRAQASPTMGR; from the coding sequence GTGAGCTATCGGGTCGTCCAGTGGACCACCGGCAACGTCGGCAAGAGTTCGGTGCGGGCGATCGCGGCGAACCCGATGTTGCGGCTTGTCGGGTGCTACGCGTGGTCGGCGGAGAAGGTCGGCTGCGACGTCGGGGAACTGTGCGGGATCGGGCCGCTGAAGGTGAAGGCCACCAACGACGTCGACGCGCTGCTCGCGCTCGAGCCGGACTGTGTGGTCTACAACCCGATGTTCCCAGATGTCGATCAGCTCGTGCGCATCCTCGGGTCGGGCGTCAACGTGGTGGGCACGGCCGGCTTCATCACCGGTCATTTCCTCGGCGCGGGACGCGATCGCATCGCCGAGGCCTGCGAGCGAGGCGGGTCCACCATCTTCGGCAGCGGCATCAACCCGGGTTTCATTCAGCTCTTCGCCATCGTCTCGGCCGGGCTCTCGGACCGAGTGGACAAGGTGTCGGTGCTGGAATCGTTCGATACCACCATCTACAACTCGCCGGCGACCGAAATACCCATGGGCTTCGGTTATCCCGTCGACCAACCGAACCTGCCGGTTATCACCCGGAAAGGATCAGGCATCTTCGGCGACGGCGTGTTGCTGCTCGCCGACGCGCTCGGCGTCGAGCTCGACGAAGTCCGTTGTGAAGCCGAGTACGCGCAGACCACCGCGGACCTTCACCTCCCCGGCGACTGGACCATCGCGAAGGGTTGCGTCGCCGGCATTCACGTTCGCTGGAAAGGCATCCTGGGGGGCCGAGAGATCATCGAAATCGGCGGCCAATGGCGCAAAGGGCAAACGCTGGAACCGGATTGGCCGCTAGACATGGGCTACACCATCGAAGTGCAGGGCCGACCGACGATCAGGACCACACTGAGTTTTCTTCCGCCGCCGGACTTTGAGGGCAAAACGCTGGACGACTACATCATGTTGGGCCTCACCATCACCGCCGTGCCGGCGATCACCGCGATACCTGCTGTCGTCGCCGCGCCGCCCGGCATCGCGACCTACACCGGCCTGCCGCTGCTGCTTCCGCGCGGGGTCCTCCGCGCCCAGGCGTCACCGACGATGGGGAGATGA
- a CDS encoding nitric oxide reductase activation protein NorD, with translation MAERSDAHAMALERSCSVTALALSAARREGARLVTGERRRFGMNAALTFVHVPYPTLPDWNRRTLTCGVALQCSPSKERITQYRLNELSARELRALTLVESGVALGWIASRWPGLLPEIWRLLPDAEVQSADMTAAEMLNRAITLAATDRELAVHPLLGALPPAHTAPQGLADKLRRSFGRMPWTTTQKRLPRPYSVPVGGEGGVRNPNLPPPSRPQDNDLDVTPEHRPGIPYPEWNMWTRRFMPDHVAVVELIEHADRRHIRRPVPVAVDVRKWFEEHTHRAMTNRLEDGSDLDVDQYVSHYLDLVTGEAKEPKVFRDLLPSSRDVTTALLLDGSSSLGVHGGRIFRLELACADALSRAMTLARERHGVFVFTGNTRHRVEVRCLKDFRERRFVPPSGLGLSTRGYTRLGAPLRHLTGRLLAQPAQRRLLIIIGDGLISDEGYEGRYAWADAAHAVEEASDAGVSMYYVGVGPTRVDPLPEVFGPRRSQRIRRVEELPRVLAHVHRELVAA, from the coding sequence ATGGCTGAGCGCTCCGATGCCCACGCGATGGCGCTGGAAAGGAGTTGCTCCGTGACGGCGCTCGCACTCAGCGCGGCGCGCCGCGAGGGAGCGCGACTCGTCACCGGCGAACGCCGCCGCTTCGGCATGAACGCAGCACTGACGTTCGTTCACGTCCCCTACCCCACGCTCCCCGACTGGAACCGCAGGACGCTGACCTGCGGCGTGGCCCTGCAATGTTCACCGTCGAAAGAGCGGATCACCCAATATCGACTCAACGAGTTGTCCGCCCGGGAACTGCGTGCGCTCACCCTGGTCGAATCCGGCGTCGCCCTGGGCTGGATAGCGTCGCGGTGGCCAGGGCTGCTGCCCGAGATTTGGCGGCTACTCCCGGACGCCGAGGTCCAGTCCGCCGACATGACCGCCGCCGAGATGCTCAACCGCGCAATCACACTGGCAGCGACGGACCGGGAGTTGGCGGTTCATCCCCTGCTGGGCGCCCTGCCGCCGGCCCACACGGCGCCGCAGGGGCTGGCCGACAAGCTGCGCCGCAGCTTCGGCCGGATGCCATGGACCACAACGCAGAAGCGTCTTCCGCGGCCCTACTCGGTCCCGGTCGGCGGTGAGGGGGGCGTGCGCAATCCGAATCTGCCGCCACCGAGCCGCCCGCAAGACAACGACCTCGACGTCACGCCAGAACACCGGCCCGGAATTCCCTATCCCGAATGGAACATGTGGACCCGGCGTTTCATGCCCGACCACGTCGCCGTTGTGGAGCTCATCGAGCACGCCGATCGCAGGCACATCCGCCGTCCGGTGCCGGTGGCCGTCGACGTGCGCAAGTGGTTCGAGGAACACACTCATCGTGCGATGACAAACCGCCTCGAAGACGGCTCCGACCTCGACGTCGACCAATATGTCAGCCACTACCTCGACCTGGTGACGGGCGAAGCCAAGGAGCCGAAGGTGTTTCGCGACCTGTTGCCCAGCAGCCGCGACGTCACCACGGCGCTGTTGCTCGACGGCAGTTCGTCGTTGGGGGTGCACGGCGGCCGGATCTTCCGGCTCGAATTGGCCTGCGCCGACGCGCTCTCGCGTGCGATGACCCTGGCGCGCGAGCGCCACGGCGTCTTCGTCTTCACCGGCAATACTCGTCATCGAGTCGAAGTGCGATGTCTGAAGGACTTCCGGGAGCGCCGGTTCGTGCCGCCGAGCGGGCTGGGCCTGTCCACCCGCGGATACACCAGACTCGGTGCGCCCCTGCGTCATTTGACCGGGCGACTGCTGGCGCAGCCGGCGCAGCGGCGGCTGCTGATCATCATCGGTGACGGGTTGATCTCCGACGAGGGTTACGAAGGCCGGTACGCCTGGGCCGACGCCGCGCACGCCGTCGAGGAGGCCAGCGACGCCGGGGTGTCGATGTACTACGTAGGCGTCGGGCCGACGCGGGTCGATCCCCTTCCCGAGGTGTTCGGACCCCGGCGCTCCCAACGGATCCGGCGCGTGGAGGAGCTCCCTCGGGTGCTGGCCCACGTCCATCGCGAGCTGGTCGCCGCATGA